The genomic interval TCATAGGGAATGAAACTATCTAAATCACCGATAATAAGATCAGGGTGCGCATCAAAATCACGGGCAATATTACCACCCCCGTCGGCCGCAATAAACAGGTCTGCTTTTGCGCGATATTCACGAAACAGCGACCTGTTGGGTGGGCGTCCATTGCAAAGAATGAGTGCTCGTTTCATCAAAAAAGTATGTTTAATCGATTTTAAGGTTGTTCGGGAACATATGATAACATAATAAGGAGTGAGAATTTATACCGAAAAAATTATTGCTTTCCTCTATGCTATACCCCATCTTAATAAGCTTATTTTTTGGCATTTCAATACGCCTATATGTTTAATGAACTCATCCAAAAATTAAAACAATACGACACGGTAGGAGTGTTTTCGCATATCCGTCCCGATGGGGATTGTATTGGCGCACAGGTAGCAACTTGTTTGTGGCTCCAAGAAAATGATATTCGCGCTTTTGCTTTTAATGATGATGATGTTCCATTGAACCTTAAGTGGTTGGCCGATTATTATCCGATCCGGCAGCCGGATGAAAAATCACTCCAAAAATGTGATGCATTTGTCCTGCTTGATGGTAATTCGCCTAAGCGATTTGGCAGTTATTCCGATTATATTCAGGATGATCCTAAGCCTACCTACATGGTGGATCATCATCCCGACCCGTACGACGGATTTGACTTTAGCATTTCGGTGGAAGAAGCGTCTTCAACCTGTGAGCTTATCTTTCATTTGTTTTTACAGAATGATATTTCTCAGCTTAATGAGGATGCCGCAAAGGCATTATATACTGGTATTCTTACCGATACGGGTTCGTTGCAATATGATAGTGTAACACCGGAAACGATGAGCATTGCCTCCGAGTTGCTCCGGATTGGCGGGTTTCGTCCTAATGAAGTAGCCGAACGCGTATTCTCAAACAAGAGTCTGAATCAACTGCATTTGCTTAGCAAAGCGATGGGCACGATCGAGCTTTATGAGGACAATCAAATTGCGGTGATGTACGTTACCAAAGAAATGCTGGAAGAAACCAATACAACCAATGATGATTGTGAGGGTTTTGTGGGATATCCGCTGAGTGTAACGGGTATCAAAGCCGCTATTTTGTTTAAAGCTCTGGGCGACGGTGTCAAGATGAGTCTGCGCTCCAAAAGTAATGATGTTAACGTCAATAAATGGGCACGTAAAATTGGCGGCGGTGGACACAAAAAAGCATCCGGTGCTTGGCACCCCGGCCCCCTTGAAGAAACCATCAAAGAAGTGGTTGAAATTGGTGCCGAACAGCTTGTTAGTGTAGACAAGTCGTAACCAAAAGTTGTTTTTCTTGCTATGATTGACCGATTAATGGCCATAGTTATTGTTTCTCTGTCCGTGATGCTATTCAGCTGTGAAGAGGCCAATCACAAGAAAGAGTTAACGGATACTACCCAGCCCACCCAGTCCCGATCCGCTAATATTTCGCAAATGGGGGGACAAGAAGAAGTCCGAAAGTCAGATACTACCCTATCACAAAGAAGCCGCAGGCCGCAGCAGGTTTCGGCGCGAACAAATTCAATTTCCAACAGCAGGCATAATGCTATCACAAAGGCTGTGCAAGAAGTGAGTCCCGCTGTAGTGAGTATTACGGTGACAGAGGTGGTAGAAGGTGGACGCCGTCTAAAATTTAATAATTATTACAATCGTTTCTTTTCCGTACCGGTAGAGCGGGAAGTCAGTAGCATGGGATCCGGTTTTATTATTAGTAAAGATGGATTGGTGGTAACCAACCAGCATGTAGCTAACCAAAATGCAAAGAAGGTAGTGGTATCATTGACGAATGGATCGCAATATAAGGCTAAAGTACTGGGGTCGGATGAGCTGGCCGACTTGTCGCTGCTTAAGATACAGGCTGATACTACCTTTACCGCCGCCGAGTTTGGTAATTCAGACAGCGTGGTTGTGGGGGAATGGTCGTTGGCGGTAGGCAATCCTTTTGGACTGTTTAAAGCATCGCAGCCTTCTGTAACAGTAGGGGTGGTGAGTGCTCGCAACCGTGATTTTAGGCCTGATCCCAAAGAGCCGCGCGTTTATTTAAATATGATTCAAACCGATGCAGCCATTAATCGCGGCAATTCGGGTGGACCGCTGGTAAATAGTCAGGGTAAAGTTATTGGGGTCAACACTTTTATTTTTACTGGCGGAACTAGTGGTGGTAATGTAGGGTTGGGTTTTGCTATACCCAGCAACCGCGTGCAAAAAATTATTAAGCAACTTTCGTCCACCGGAGAAGTGCAGCTTGGTTACGATGCCGGATTTGAAACAAAACAGATGACTTATAACATAGCTGCACGGTATGATTTGCCAGCTGTAATGGGGCTGCTGGTAGAAAGTGTAAACCGCGACGGCCCGGCCTTTGAAGCTGGTATTGTACCAGGAGATATTATCTTACGAATTGGTAACGAGCGCATACAAAGTAAAATGCATGCCCAAGCCTTGCTCAGAGAATATAGCGAGGGGGATTCCATGCGTGTTGAGCTTGTACGCAACAGCAAACGCTATGAGACCAAAATGATGCTGCGCCGAAAAATAAAAGAGTAATAGTTACAAAGCTGGAGTATCGCTTTCCGGGGCTTTCACTTCTAATTTATTCTGCACATACCTTTGTGCCATCCGTAGCTAATTATTTGTCAGGGGATAAGCGATTTATTACTCGTTTCGGTTCAGAAATTTCTCTACTCTTTTCTCATGTAAGTTACTTTCCCAGAACTGTGCAAAGGTGTCAAGCTCGGCTTCAATAGCCTGCCAGCGTGCTTCGGTGATGCGCATAGCGCCCTGTTTTAAATTTTTGATGAATGCGCGGTCATTCTTGGTAAGCTGCTGTGCCCAGGCCGTGGTCTCTTTCTTCAGTTGTTCGGCCGGAGCCGTGCGATTAATAAGTCCGTGTTGGAGTGCTTTTTCTGCATCTACAATACGCGCTTCGGCCAGCCACTGCAGTGCTGTTGAACGTCCCACGCATTCTACCAGCCTGGTGAGCCCGCCCCAGCCCGGTGGAAGATAAAACTTACTCTGGGTAAAACCGAAGGTAGCTTGCTCCGAGGCAATGCGGAAATCGAAGGCCAACATCATTTCACATCCTCCACCATAGGCTGGAGCGTTAATGGAAGCGATGGTCCAGCAGGGCAGTTTCTCGATACGTTTCAGAATGGAAAGCATGCGCTGGGCCATCGGCTTGGCTTCTTCAGCTGTTTTTATAGTATGAAACTCTTGAAGATCCCCGCCGGATATAAATGAGTTTTCACCGGCTCCCGTAAGCACAAAACACCGAACGTCGGAATCTGTTTCCAGATCAATCAACAAATGTTCCAGGGCATCCATCACTTCAAAGTTGATGGCATTGCGTGATTGAGGGCGGTTAATAGTAGCGCGGCAGATATGATTTTTATGTTCGACTTTTAGTACAGACACTGTTAGGTTTATTTTCGCTATTAGAATAATGCCAATTAATCACAGGCTTGAATCTATATGAATCTCGTCAATAAAGAAAAGATCAACAAGTCGCTTTCGGCAAAAATTGTTGATGCGCGGGTGGCGCAGATTTTTAATTCTTTTGATGATGTGCTGGTTACTTCTTCATTTGGTACAACATCAGTCGTGTTATTGCATATTATCAGCCGCATACAACCGGATTGTCCCATTTATTTTATTGATACGGGATACCATTTTGAAGAGACCAAAGCTTATAAAGAACGTTTAACCTGGCTGCTTGATTTAAATGTGATTGACGTACATCCCAATAAAGCCGAACACGAAATGACAAAAACAAACCGGTTGTGGGATAAAGATCCCGACCACTGTTGTGAGGTCAACAAAGTAAAACCGTTGGAGTCGGTAAAGGAGCAGTATAATGTGTGGATGTCGGGATTAATCGGTTTTCAAAACCAGCATCGCAGTACCCTGGAAATTATTGACGAACAGGATGAAATGATAAAGTTTTATCCGCTTATCGAATGGAACAGCGGATTGGTTGCTGAGTACATTGAGTCCCACAGTTTACCGCAACACCCACTCAAAGAACAGGGGTATTATTCGGTAGGATGCACGCACTGCACGGTAGCGGGCATGGGGCGCGAAGGACGCTGGCAGGAATCGGCCAAGACTGAATGCGGGCTACATAGCTAATTACAGCCTTACATCTTGTGCCTTGAGTTCTGCCTATGCATCTTCGATCTCGTAATCAATGGTTTGTTTTTGAGATTCTTCGAGCAGCCAGTGCTGATATTCTTCATTGCCCTCTTGTTCTGAGAGTTGTAGTGAAATAACGCAAGGACAATCATAGCTGTGCAGCTTTTTTACACGGCTGGTTAACTCCTTCACATTATGGTATGGGGTTTTGGCAATAAGGATAGTCTCTTCATCTTCAACGATTTCTCCCTCCCATTGGTAGATTGCTTCCATTCCGCCAATGATATTTACACATGCTGCAAGATTTTCTTCAACCAACGTTCTGCCAATACTTTTGGCTTCTTCTTTGTTGCTTGTGGTGATGTAAACCAAGCGAAGGTTATAAAACATGAATACCACTTTTTTTGCGAATTTTGTTAGAATCAAAAACTACAAAATTACGTAAATGGTTCATAAGTCTTTTTTGAGAAATGAGATATTTATTTGTGTTGATAACAGAATAAAAAACCCGTATTTTTCGAGACTCTAAAATTCAGGAGTAGCATCATAAAGCTGAATGATACACCTGCGAGAGTGGCGGAATTGGTAGACGCGCTAGATTTAGGATCTAGTGTCTTTAAAGACGTGGGGGTTCGAGTCCCCCCTCTCGTACATATACATATTTATTGTGAATAATTTACATTCTTACCGCTTTAATTAAACACCAGTTTGGAGTAACTCTGTGGAAATAACAATTAATGATATTACCTCGGTTGATAAAGAAGTTATAATTTCAGCTGTGCGCGAAGATTTAGAGCCTAAGTTTAAAGAGGCTTACAAAAAATACCGCGGACAGATAAACATGCCTGGTTTTCGTCCCGGCAAAGTGCCGATTAAGATTATCAAAAAGCGTTTTGGCGACGAAATTGAGAGTGAAGAAATCAACAACTATGTTCAGGAAGTTTTTGAACAAGAAGTTGTGCCCGAGCATGACCCTGTAGGCGAAAGTAAAATGCTGGAACTCAGCTGGGAAGATGATGAGCTGGAAGCAAAATTCAAGATTGGTGCACGTCCCGATTTTGAGCTGACCGAACTCAGTGAAATTACGGTTGACCAGTTGGTCCACGATGTCACTGACGAAGAAGTACAAGAAGAAATTGACCGTCAGTTGCATCAAGCCGGTAATTGGGAAGTGGTTGACGATGAAATTGAAGATGACTTTCGGGTAACCGTTGATGCTGTTCCGCTGGATGATGACGGAGAACCGGATGAAGAAAATACCAATGAAGAGGTAATTGATCTTAGTAAAGAAGAATCAGAACAGTTTCGCGATGATCTTATTGGCCAACAGACCGGCGATAGCGTAGCGGTTGAAATTGGTCATGATGATCATACCCATAGCTTCCACCTGAATATCAAGAAGGTGGAAAAACCACATAAGGCAGACTTTACCGATGAATTTGCCAAGCAGCAGAGCAATGAAGAAGCAAAAAATACGGAGGAATATCGTAGTCTGGTTAAAAGTCAGATCCAGGATCAATATGATGATTCAGCAGGTGATATTTTCAAGAACGAAATTATTGATGCACTTGTTGAAAAACATGACTTTGAGATCCCTGATGTCTTTATGAATCAGATTCTGAACCAATATGTTGAGCGGGTTAAGCAACAGTCGCAGGGAGAATTGCCCCCTGACTTTGATGAAGAAGAGTATAAAGAAAACATGCGAGAACGCGCTGAGCGAGATGGTATGTGGTTCTTTTTGAATGAGAAGCTCCAAGAAAAATTTGACGACATTGAAATTGAGCCTGAAGATATTGATCAGCATCTGGAAGGTCAGGCCGCACAATACGGTATGAGTGTTGATCAGATGCGCAATATGTTTGCCCAGAATCCGCAACAGCTTGAGAATCTGCGAAAGAGTATCCGTGAAGAAAAAGTGTTTGATAAGCTCAAAGATGTTGTTGAGATTAACGAAATTGACAAAGAGACTTATCAGGAAAAAATGGAAGAACAAGCGGAAGCATAATACGTTATTAACTGTTGACAACAATTAATCAAATTATTTAGTCGCATATGCCTGAGCAACCAATATACGAAATGCCGAATATGGAAGATGGAGATTTTTCAAGAATCCAGAATAACAGCTTGGTTCCCATGGTTGTTGAAAAGACCGAACGGGGAGAGCGGGCATTTGATATTTATTCCCGCCTGCTTAAAGACCGGATTGTGTTTTTGGGAACGCCTATTAATGATGTGGTGGCAAGCTCTGTAGTAGCACAGATTCTGTACCTACAGGCCGAAGATCCCGAAAAAGACATTAATCTGTATATTAACAGCCCGGGTGGTGTTGTATCAGCCGGATTAGCAATTTACGATACCATGCAGTATGTTAGTTGTGATGTAGTAACAACCTGTGTAGGTATGGCGGCATCGATGGGTGCTGTACTGCTGACGGGTGGAACAGACGGTAAGCGTAACTTATTGCCGCATTCCCGGGTCATGATTCATCAGCCATTAGGTGGCGTACAGGGACAGGCCAGTGACATTGAAATTGAGGCACAGGAAATTTTACGCATCAAAAATCTGCTTTGTCAGATTATTGCGGATCACTGCAATCAAGACAAGGATCAGGTTATGGAAGACTTTGACCGTAATAAGTGGATGGGAG from Fodinibius salinus carries:
- a CDS encoding DHH family phosphoesterase; translation: MAFQYAYMFNELIQKLKQYDTVGVFSHIRPDGDCIGAQVATCLWLQENDIRAFAFNDDDVPLNLKWLADYYPIRQPDEKSLQKCDAFVLLDGNSPKRFGSYSDYIQDDPKPTYMVDHHPDPYDGFDFSISVEEASSTCELIFHLFLQNDISQLNEDAAKALYTGILTDTGSLQYDSVTPETMSIASELLRIGGFRPNEVAERVFSNKSLNQLHLLSKAMGTIELYEDNQIAVMYVTKEMLEETNTTNDDCEGFVGYPLSVTGIKAAILFKALGDGVKMSLRSKSNDVNVNKWARKIGGGGHKKASGAWHPGPLEETIKEVVEIGAEQLVSVDKS
- a CDS encoding S1C family serine protease, whose product is MIDRLMAIVIVSLSVMLFSCEEANHKKELTDTTQPTQSRSANISQMGGQEEVRKSDTTLSQRSRRPQQVSARTNSISNSRHNAITKAVQEVSPAVVSITVTEVVEGGRRLKFNNYYNRFFSVPVEREVSSMGSGFIISKDGLVVTNQHVANQNAKKVVVSLTNGSQYKAKVLGSDELADLSLLKIQADTTFTAAEFGNSDSVVVGEWSLAVGNPFGLFKASQPSVTVGVVSARNRDFRPDPKEPRVYLNMIQTDAAINRGNSGGPLVNSQGKVIGVNTFIFTGGTSGGNVGLGFAIPSNRVQKIIKQLSSTGEVQLGYDAGFETKQMTYNIAARYDLPAVMGLLVESVNRDGPAFEAGIVPGDIILRIGNERIQSKMHAQALLREYSEGDSMRVELVRNSKRYETKMMLRRKIKE
- a CDS encoding enoyl-CoA hydratase/isomerase family protein, which codes for MSVLKVEHKNHICRATINRPQSRNAINFEVMDALEHLLIDLETDSDVRCFVLTGAGENSFISGGDLQEFHTIKTAEEAKPMAQRMLSILKRIEKLPCWTIASINAPAYGGGCEMMLAFDFRIASEQATFGFTQSKFYLPPGWGGLTRLVECVGRSTALQWLAEARIVDAEKALQHGLINRTAPAEQLKKETTAWAQQLTKNDRAFIKNLKQGAMRITEARWQAIEAELDTFAQFWESNLHEKRVEKFLNRNE
- a CDS encoding phosphoadenylyl-sulfate reductase, with the protein product MNLVNKEKINKSLSAKIVDARVAQIFNSFDDVLVTSSFGTTSVVLLHIISRIQPDCPIYFIDTGYHFEETKAYKERLTWLLDLNVIDVHPNKAEHEMTKTNRLWDKDPDHCCEVNKVKPLESVKEQYNVWMSGLIGFQNQHRSTLEIIDEQDEMIKFYPLIEWNSGLVAEYIESHSLPQHPLKEQGYYSVGCTHCTVAGMGREGRWQESAKTECGLHS
- the cutA gene encoding divalent-cation tolerance protein CutA, which translates into the protein MFYNLRLVYITTSNKEEAKSIGRTLVEENLAACVNIIGGMEAIYQWEGEIVEDEETILIAKTPYHNVKELTSRVKKLHSYDCPCVISLQLSEQEGNEEYQHWLLEESQKQTIDYEIEDA
- the tig gene encoding trigger factor; amino-acid sequence: MEITINDITSVDKEVIISAVREDLEPKFKEAYKKYRGQINMPGFRPGKVPIKIIKKRFGDEIESEEINNYVQEVFEQEVVPEHDPVGESKMLELSWEDDELEAKFKIGARPDFELTELSEITVDQLVHDVTDEEVQEEIDRQLHQAGNWEVVDDEIEDDFRVTVDAVPLDDDGEPDEENTNEEVIDLSKEESEQFRDDLIGQQTGDSVAVEIGHDDHTHSFHLNIKKVEKPHKADFTDEFAKQQSNEEAKNTEEYRSLVKSQIQDQYDDSAGDIFKNEIIDALVEKHDFEIPDVFMNQILNQYVERVKQQSQGELPPDFDEEEYKENMRERAERDGMWFFLNEKLQEKFDDIEIEPEDIDQHLEGQAAQYGMSVDQMRNMFAQNPQQLENLRKSIREEKVFDKLKDVVEINEIDKETYQEKMEEQAEA
- the clpP gene encoding ATP-dependent Clp endopeptidase proteolytic subunit ClpP, producing the protein MEDGDFSRIQNNSLVPMVVEKTERGERAFDIYSRLLKDRIVFLGTPINDVVASSVVAQILYLQAEDPEKDINLYINSPGGVVSAGLAIYDTMQYVSCDVVTTCVGMAASMGAVLLTGGTDGKRNLLPHSRVMIHQPLGGVQGQASDIEIEAQEILRIKNLLCQIIADHCNQDKDQVMEDFDRNKWMGAEEAQDYGLVDTIMENANE